Part of the Gracilimonas sp. genome is shown below.
AATAAATTGGTGATGCGAGTCAAGCATCCATCGTGGCGGCATGAAATTCACGGAAACCGGTTCAGCATCGCCAAAAAATTGAATGCTAAAGTAAAAGGCGATGTCATAGGCGACATCATTGTGCGCAGTTAGTTGATTAACCTTAATCCTGCATCTATATTCGGCTATGGCTGACATTACAGACAATGAATTTATTAGACGGCTCAAGGCTTTTTTGAAGCCCGGCACCAAGCCCGGTACCGAGGAAACAGAAATGCGTTTCATCAGGCGGGAAAAGGTGGTCGTGTTTGTGGGAGCCTACATCATGGCAATTTCGCTGTGGTTTATTGTGAATTTGAGCGGGAGCTTTAACATCACCATCAACATTCCGGTTGAACCGGGAAATGTGCCTGAAAACATGGCCCTGACGGAAGACCTGCCCGAGTTTGTGCAGGTGAGCGTTTCAGGTGATGGCTGGCAGCTGCTGAACTTATATAACGATCCCCCTACGGTGGTCATAAACATCGAAGAAAGTGAGATAAACCTGTTTGATCAGGTTCGCCAGCGCTTGAGTTACCTGCAGGAAATAGATGTGGCCAAGGTTCAGCCCCTGTTGTTGTCGGTGAATATGGAACCAAAGATATCCAAGAGAGTCCCGGTAAAAATAAACACGGACCTTAACTTTCAACCCCGTTTTGGATTAGTCGGAGAGCCCACGTACAGTCCGGATAGTATCACCGTTACCGGGGCACAATCACGCATCGAAGATATTACGGAATGGGAAGTTCAGGATACGCTGAGGTTGGAAGGCATTCGGGAAGATATTTCAGTTACGCTGCCCCTTGAAGATGCAATCGGTGTGGTAGAACTTTCAGAGAATGAGATTACCTATAATGCGGATGTATCAGAGTTTACCGAAGGGGAAACCACTGTGTATATACGCACCAGAGGGTTGCCACGTGGACAGAATGTAAACTATAATCCGTCATCTGTTACCATCAGGTTTGATGTGCCCATCGAGCAGTATGCGGAGGTAGAAAAAATAAGGCCGTACGAAGTGTACGTTCCGTATGCGAAAATCCTTGAAGACTCTACCGGTTTCGTAACCCCTGATATTGAACAGACAGCCGAACAATTTGAGCTGCGCCTCCGAAGCTTTCAACCGAAAGCAGTGGCTTATTTTACGGTGTTGAATTAGAGGGTTTGCAGGGATTAAATCCCAAATCCCAAGTTCCAAGCTCCAATGACCAAAGTTGTATTCTACTTAGATTTTATCAAGGCAATCTTTCAATCCTGTTAATCAAGACTCAAAAACTAAGGAACCTTGATTAGCTTGATTATAGGATTACTGTGACTGTGTTTCGCACTCCCGAGAATCAAGACTCCCTCTCCTTGTTAAGGAGAAGACAGAAGAGGTTAAAAGCGTAATGAGCAAAACTGTTTTAGGGAAAAATACTTAATCGCTCAGCCTGACCTTAAAAAAACTGCGTGGGTTAGTCTGAGTAGCTTACCCAAACAACCCTTTAATGTTACCCCCATCGTGGCTGATGGTTTGGCCGGTAACATATCCGGAATGTGGAGACAGCAGCCATGCTGCAAGCGATGCAAATTCCTCACCGGTTCCCATTCTGCCCACCGGAATGCTTGCCTCCATGTCCGCTATTACCTCGTCCAATGCTTTGCCGGACTCTTCCGCTCTTTTCTGGATTACTCTCTGAATGGCTGGCGTTTCATGAGATCCAGGCGCGATCAGGTTTACGGTAATACCCTGCTTTGCTATTTCCAGAGAAAGCGTTTTTGCAAAACCGGCCACGGCAGCCCTCAACGAATTGCTTAATACCAAAGAGGGGATGGGTTGCTTGATGGACTGACTTTCCACAAAAAGAATACGCCCGTAATTCTGTTTCTGGAAGATGGGAACCAACCGTTTGGTGAGATCTACTTTCCATCGCAGCACGTTGAGGTACGCATCATCCCATTGATCCATGGAAGTTTCAAGAGCTGAAAGTGCGGGCGGCCCTCCGGCGTTTATAAGAACGCCACTCAGGTTCCGGCCTTTCATCAAAGCCTCCAGCTCGGTCAGGGTTTGATTGTCGGTCAGGTCGCCGGCAAAAACCTGAACCTGTTCCGGGTAGTCATCTTTTAGTTCCTTGAGTTTCTCTTCCCTCCGGGCTACGGCAATAACTTTAGCCTCTTCCTGCACTAACCGTTCGGCTACGGCTCGTCCAAAACCGCTGGACGCTCCGCAGATGAGAAAAAGGTGGTTGTTGATTTTCAGATCCATTCGTGTTTAAGATAATTTGTGTTTTTTAGGATTGAATAACCTACTAAAATCTCCGAACTTTTTGGGAACTCTGGATTCAGACCCTGAGTTCTTACAGCAAATTAAATCCCATGAAGCTCATAAAGCCTTACATATTACAGGTGGTGCTATCGACTGTGCTGTTCTTTGCATTTTCGATGATGCACGAATTTGACTGGTTGATTCCGTCAAACCCTGCGGCTGTTTCCTCAACGGCAGCGGCTATCCCTATGCCGGATGTTGTTGAAGAACCCGGGGCTGAAGATGAAATTGAGCATGAGTATATTGCTGCAACATACATTTACAATGACAGGCACCTTACCGGTGAGTTTATATCATTGATTAAACTATATACCCCACCGGTTCTCATCCCGCCACCCGACATGGTCTGACCATACCCGCAAATTATACATCCATTTTGTACTACAATTCCCTGAAGGAATAAGACGAACTGCAGCAGACTTCTCGAAGAATATAGAAGTGTTGCTGGGAGATTAGGGTTTATGATCTCTTGATGGAATCATTATATCTGCTATCAAATAAAATTTAAGACCATGAGAAAATTATTTTTAACCAACATTTTACCGGTATTAGTAGTAACACTTTTGTTTTCGACAGCTTGTGTAAGCCAGAATGCTGAACAATCATCGAATAATGAACTTAAATCAGAAGTTTTGACGAGTGAGGCTCAGAGCGAATTAACCCCACAGCAAATTCTCAACGGCCTGAAAGCCGGTAATGAGAGTTTTGTTAACAACAACCTCACGCCAACCGATTATCAGAAACAAGTGAAAGCAACCGCAGTTGGTCAATATCCTGAGGCAATTATATTGTCTTGTGTTGACAGCCGCGTGCCTGTAGAGCAAGTTTTTGATAAAGGCGTTGGCGATGTTTTTGTAGCCCGCGTAGCCGGAAATTTCGTTAATGAAGACATTCTGGGAAGTGCTGAGTTTGCTACCGCTGTGGCCGGGTCAAAAGTTGTTGTAGTAATGGGGCATAAAAGCTGCGGTGCTGTGAAAGCAGCAATCGACGGAGTTGAAATGGGCAACATTACCGCTATGTTAGACAAAATTGAACCGGCTGTTGAAATGACTGCCAACTATTCGGGCGAGCGTTCAACAAGTAACGATGACTATGTAACTGAAGTGGTTAATAACAACGTAGTTAATACGATTGCCGAAATGCGGGAAAACAGCCCTATTATTGCCGAGCTGGAAAGAAACGGTGATGTAGTAATTGCCGGAGCGTTCTATGACTTAGAGACAGGCAAAGTAACTTTTCTTGAGTAAGCTAAAGTGCTTAATTATTTACAAAGGGAGTTTTCTTAACTCCCTTTTTTTTGACCATTACAGAAGTACAAGGCCATGTGGCAGTATTAGGTATGTATAAAAATTAATACCGATTTAAACTGTGAAAGCAGTAACAACTGCCCTATTTTTTAAAAGCATTGATCAATAAACAAAACGTAACAATGAGCGAAGAAACATCTTTAAGTAAAGAAGTCTTAACAAGCGAAAAACAAGCAAGCTTGTCGCCCGAACAAATTCTCCAAAACCTCAAAGAAGGGAACAAGCGGTTCGTCAATAATAACCTGACACCGCGGGATTACCAGGCACAAGTGAAAGCCACTACCAGTGGGCAATATCCCGAAGCCGTAGTCATTTCCTGCATCGACAGCCGTGTACCGGTAGAGCAGGTGTTTGATAAAGGCGTGGGCGATATTTTTGTGGCCCGTGTAGCCGGTAATTTTGTGAATGAGGATATTCTTGGTAGTACCGAATACGGAACAGCCGTTGCCGGTTCAAAAGTAATCGTAGTGATGGGCCACAAGAGCTGTGGAGCGGTAAAAGCAGCTATCGATGATGTACAAATGGGGAACATTACGGCCATGCTGAGCAAGATTAAGCCGGCTGTTGAAATGACTGCTGATTACGATGGAGAACAGTCAACAGATAATGATGACTATGTAACAGAAGTTGTAAAGAACAATGTGATTCATACCATTCAGCAGATGAGAAAAGAAAGTCCTGCCATTGCTGAACTGGAAAAGAACGGTGATGTAAAAATCGCCGGCGCTTTCTATGATCTGGAAACAGGTAAGGTTACTTTTCTTGACTGAAAGCTCTAACTAAAGCTAAAAAGTAAAAAAGGGAGTTTAACGACTCCCTTTTCTTTTTAAAAATTGAGCACTATTCCAATTGAAGGCAGCACCGCTCCTTCAGATGAAGTATCCACCCTTACCAACTGCCGCGGCATTATCACTTCTCCCTGTTCGTTTCTGTCAAGGCCATATCTCGGTTCAGAGGGGTTTGCCGAAGCCAGTACATTCTGAATTTCTACAAACAGATCGAGGCTGAATTGTTGGAAACTCCACTTCTTATCAATACGCACATCCAGCTGACTGAAAGGGTCTAACCGAACAGTCCCCAATTTATTGAAGTCTTTAATTACAGCAGGGTAGTTATCCAGCGTAGCTTGTTGATCAACCGGGGCATACGGGGCTTTTCCCAGGAACCGATAGCGGCCGCTGACCTCCCAGTTGTTTCCGAATTTATAGCCACCCAACAGTGAAATTAAAACTCCATTATCCCAGACGGCCGGATCATAATCATTGCCCAGTAAGTTGGTGAATTCACTTTTATAAAAGGTGAATGCCGTTACGGCGTAAAAATTTCCGGTGAACTTTTGCTGAAATAGTAATTCCACCCCATAGGTTCTGCCTTTCCCCTCACTGATAACCGGCTCGCTGCCGAAAACTTCAAATCCCCCGCCTTTGTTAGCCAGCGAAACGCTGTCGGTAGTTGAGATGGGATAGTCATCATACTTTTTAAAAAAGCCTTCCAGAGAGATTCGGGAAGATTGATTGATGAGGTATTCTAACCCTAATACAGCATGATCACTTTGGATGTAATCAGCTGATTTGTTGGCGAAAGATCCGTCATTGCCTTGAAATCCGAGGGTGGTGTAAGGCAGGATTTTGTAGTAGCGGCCAACCGAGGCGTTCACGGTCCAGTCACGGTTTTCAGAAAATGTATAGGAAGCAGAGGCGCGGGGGCTTAAGGTGCGGTAAAGTTCATTGCCGGTGTCGGTAAACGTGTTGCCATCGGCGCGCAACCCAAGAGAAAATTTAACCCGGTTATTCAGCATATTTGATGTTACCTGCCCGTGTAACCCATAGCGAAAGAAGTTCAGGTCGGTTTCAAATTGCCGGTTATTGACTAGATCCTCGGTGTTGTTGGAGTAATCTGAATTGATAAGCAGGAAGCCCCCCGAAGCGGTCCAGTTACCTAAGAATTTGGTCACTCGATATCGAAGCTGGGTTTCGGTTTCCCGGGATTCATTTTTGAGATACAGCCCGGTTTCATTCACGTTATCGTTGTAGCGGTAAAAACGGTTACCCAGCGTGTTGTTGCTTAACACGGTTTCCATAAATCCGGAATTGTCGCTGAATTGCCGTTTCCAGCCTATACCTGCGGTGTTACTATTTTGGCGAATAACCGGAATTTGGTTTTGAATGGCTTCCTGCTCAGGATCAAAATCTTCGAGATCATTAATAGCCAGGTCGTCAATAGCCCCCACGCCGGTTAAGTAGATGGTATTATCGCGGTTAATTTGATGGTTCAGCTTGTACTGAAAATCCCAGTAATCGGGCAGAAAGGGAAGACCTATGACATCAAAAAGTAGCTGCAGGTACGAGCGGCGAACAGAAGCGATGAAAGTTGTATTTGCTATGTCCTGATCGCCTTTGAATAACGGACCTTCTGCAGTAAGGGCAGCTTCACTGGAACTGATTCTCAAATTGCCGGTGAACTCTCTGGGGTTTCCGTTACGCTGGTTAAACTGTAGGATTCCGGAAAGCACGTTATCATATTCAGCGCCAAAAGAGCTGGCGGTTAATGTGACTCCTTCAAAGAAAGAAACATTCAACAATCCCACCGGTCCCCCGGCGCTACCCTGTGTTGAAAAGTGATTGATGTTTGGAATAGGCACTCCGTCCAGAAAATACACATTCTCATTCGGCGCACCTCCGGGGATGATCACATCATTCCGAAAGCCACCTACCGAACCTGAAACGCCGGGCAGGGATTGAACAACCTTCGCGATGTCATTATTACCACCGGGATAAGCAGCGATTTCCTCCTGACTCAAATTTTGAATAGAAAGCGGAGTGGTTTCCAGCTTCTCGAAAGGATTGGGGGTTACCGTTACTTCATCTAATTCGCTGACATTCTCTTTCAGTTCAAAATTCAGTTCAATGTTTCCGGCCGAGCGGACCACAACATTGAATTTGGTTTCCGTAATAAAGCCTACAAAAGAAGCTTTCACGTTATACGTTTTGGTAGGTATGTTATTAATGGTGTAGCGCCCCTCAGCATTTGTAGCTGCTCCGAGATTGGTGCCCTCCAGAATGATGGTAGCTCCAATCAGAGGTTCGCCGGTTTTGACGTCTTTAACGGTACCGGTTATGGTGCCCGAAGTTTGAGCATACAGCACGCCGGATGAAAGCATAATTAAGGCGATGAACAATGAATAAATTCGCATCGGGATGAATAGTCGGATAATTGTTACTGTTGATTTGTGGCTTCAGAACAATTCGGTTTTTGAAAACCGTTCCAGATTCGCTTAGGGTGTTGGGCTAAAGTGATCTATAGCTGAGAGGTAATGAGGTACATTGTGTAGGCGATAAACAGGATGAGTAATACGCCGGCCTCCCACCTGTCCAGTTTTTTCTTTTCCCCGGTAAACATCCCGATAAATAAGATTAATGTTCCGCCCGCAAGTAGGTATAGTTCTGAATTAAAGGACGGATTGTATTCAATCGGTTTAACAACAGCACTTATCCCGAGAATTAAAAAAATGTTGAAGATATTGGAGCCGATAATATTGCCTACGGCTATGTCAACATTCTTGCGCATAGCCGCTACAATAGAAGTTGCAAGCTCTGGGAGGGAGGTGCCGGCGGCGATAATGGTTAGACCGATAATCTTTTCGCTAACTCCCAGAACAGTCGCAATTTGGATGGCGTTATTCACTACTAATCGTCCGCCTAGAACTAATCCTGCTAACCCGACAATAATAAATCCCCAGATTTTTAACTGAGTATATGATTTGTTTTCAGTCTGTATTTCAGAAGGATCAGAAGAGAGCTGTTTATACACGTAGAACAAGAAGCCAACAAAAAAAGCCAGGAAGATGAATCCATCAAAACGGGATACCGTGTAAGAACCCGGAAGCCATAAGTCGTTTGCCAGAAAAAACAGTAACACCGCAGCAAAAAGGGAGAACGGTATTTCTTTCCATACGGTGCTTGATTGAACAACAAGTGGGGTGATCAGGCCGGAAATACCCAGGATCACCAGTAGGTTAAAGTTGTTGCTGCCGATTACATTGGCGAATACAATTTCGTGATGCCCCTCGATGCTGCCCATCACATTAACCACCAGCTCGGGAGCGGAAGTACCAAATGCCACAATGGTTAAACCAATCGCCAGATCAGAGACGTTGAATTTTTTAGCCAGAACGGTGGCTCCTTCAACAAGCCAGTCGGCTCCTTTGATGAGTAGTATTAGACCAAAGGTGAGCCATAGAAAGGGAATAAACATGTTTCTATCTATTATTTAATCAAAGTCATTTTCTTGGTACTAACAACTTCACCGTCGATTTTTAGACTGTAAACATATAATCCACTTGTTAAAAACTCAGCGTTGAAGTTATAAGAATGAGCTCCAGCATTGAGATTTTTATCAACCAAGGTGGTGACTTTTCTACCAACAGAATCATAAACTGTTAACTGAGTTTCTGCAGATCTTGGTAACTCAAAGGTTATTTTTGTAGTAGGGTTGAAAGGGTTTGGAAAATTGTTATTCAGAATAAAATCAGAGGGTAGGTTTGCATTTCTAATCGATGAATCAATTAATTGTTCTGAACCATAAACAACATATGTGTTACCCTTATTTTCAAATGTATCGATGATAACGTCATCAGCGCCATCATTGTTAATATCTCCACTAGCAATCGAAAAGCCTGGGCTAAATCCAACAATCTCTAATAATTCATTTTGGTCAAAATCAGATAACATATTTTCTGCTTTTGGCTTGTCATTATTGAAAAGTATGTAAGTACTACCGGCTGAAACAATAAGGTCTTTTTTACCATCATCATTGATATCTCCGGCAGATACAATACCTAGCAACTCATTACTGTCTGATCCGTTTATGTAAAACCCATTTTCACCATCTATATCATCAATTGTAATAAGTTCTTGGAAACCACCTTCAGAGCCGTAAATAACGGAAACTCTGCCTGAAAGGAAGACATTGTTTACGGATATCCAAGGTTCCCCGATAATTAAATCATCTACGGAATCGCCGTTTATATCCTCCATGTATAAAGAGTATGCTTTAGAAGAGCCGAAAACAAAACCATTTTCACCATCTAAAGCAGGCAGCTGAAACTCAGATTCAAAACCTGACTGACGGCCAAATAGTATAAAAGTTTTATCTGTACCTATAACGATATCATCAATTTGATCATCATTAATGTCACCGTTGGTAACGAATTGCCCAAAATGCTCCCATAGATAATATTCAGGTGCTTTTATTGTGAATCCATTTTCACCGTCCAGGCTATTTCGGCTAAATTCAGAATCAAAAGCAGAATCTTTACCAAAAATGATAAACACTTGGCCATATGTACCGGTGAATTCATCTGA
Proteins encoded:
- a CDS encoding YbbR-like domain-containing protein, with amino-acid sequence MADITDNEFIRRLKAFLKPGTKPGTEETEMRFIRREKVVVFVGAYIMAISLWFIVNLSGSFNITINIPVEPGNVPENMALTEDLPEFVQVSVSGDGWQLLNLYNDPPTVVINIEESEINLFDQVRQRLSYLQEIDVAKVQPLLLSVNMEPKISKRVPVKINTDLNFQPRFGLVGEPTYSPDSITVTGAQSRIEDITEWEVQDTLRLEGIREDISVTLPLEDAIGVVELSENEITYNADVSEFTEGETTVYIRTRGLPRGQNVNYNPSSVTIRFDVPIEQYAEVEKIRPYEVYVPYAKILEDSTGFVTPDIEQTAEQFELRLRSFQPKAVAYFTVLN
- a CDS encoding SDR family oxidoreductase, with protein sequence MDLKINNHLFLICGASSGFGRAVAERLVQEEAKVIAVARREEKLKELKDDYPEQVQVFAGDLTDNQTLTELEALMKGRNLSGVLINAGGPPALSALETSMDQWDDAYLNVLRWKVDLTKRLVPIFQKQNYGRILFVESQSIKQPIPSLVLSNSLRAAVAGFAKTLSLEIAKQGITVNLIAPGSHETPAIQRVIQKRAEESGKALDEVIADMEASIPVGRMGTGEEFASLAAWLLSPHSGYVTGQTISHDGGNIKGLFG
- a CDS encoding carbonic anhydrase family protein, with translation MRKLFLTNILPVLVVTLLFSTACVSQNAEQSSNNELKSEVLTSEAQSELTPQQILNGLKAGNESFVNNNLTPTDYQKQVKATAVGQYPEAIILSCVDSRVPVEQVFDKGVGDVFVARVAGNFVNEDILGSAEFATAVAGSKVVVVMGHKSCGAVKAAIDGVEMGNITAMLDKIEPAVEMTANYSGERSTSNDDYVTEVVNNNVVNTIAEMRENSPIIAELERNGDVVIAGAFYDLETGKVTFLE
- a CDS encoding carbonic anhydrase family protein codes for the protein MSEETSLSKEVLTSEKQASLSPEQILQNLKEGNKRFVNNNLTPRDYQAQVKATTSGQYPEAVVISCIDSRVPVEQVFDKGVGDIFVARVAGNFVNEDILGSTEYGTAVAGSKVIVVMGHKSCGAVKAAIDDVQMGNITAMLSKIKPAVEMTADYDGEQSTDNDDYVTEVVKNNVIHTIQQMRKESPAIAELEKNGDVKIAGAFYDLETGKVTFLD
- a CDS encoding TonB-dependent receptor; amino-acid sequence: MRIYSLFIALIMLSSGVLYAQTSGTITGTVKDVKTGEPLIGATIILEGTNLGAATNAEGRYTINNIPTKTYNVKASFVGFITETKFNVVVRSAGNIELNFELKENVSELDEVTVTPNPFEKLETTPLSIQNLSQEEIAAYPGGNNDIAKVVQSLPGVSGSVGGFRNDVIIPGGAPNENVYFLDGVPIPNINHFSTQGSAGGPVGLLNVSFFEGVTLTASSFGAEYDNVLSGILQFNQRNGNPREFTGNLRISSSEAALTAEGPLFKGDQDIANTTFIASVRRSYLQLLFDVIGLPFLPDYWDFQYKLNHQINRDNTIYLTGVGAIDDLAINDLEDFDPEQEAIQNQIPVIRQNSNTAGIGWKRQFSDNSGFMETVLSNNTLGNRFYRYNDNVNETGLYLKNESRETETQLRYRVTKFLGNWTASGGFLLINSDYSNNTEDLVNNRQFETDLNFFRYGLHGQVTSNMLNNRVKFSLGLRADGNTFTDTGNELYRTLSPRASASYTFSENRDWTVNASVGRYYKILPYTTLGFQGNDGSFANKSADYIQSDHAVLGLEYLINQSSRISLEGFFKKYDDYPISTTDSVSLANKGGGFEVFGSEPVISEGKGRTYGVELLFQQKFTGNFYAVTAFTFYKSEFTNLLGNDYDPAVWDNGVLISLLGGYKFGNNWEVSGRYRFLGKAPYAPVDQQATLDNYPAVIKDFNKLGTVRLDPFSQLDVRIDKKWSFQQFSLDLFVEIQNVLASANPSEPRYGLDRNEQGEVIMPRQLVRVDTSSEGAVLPSIGIVLNF
- a CDS encoding calcium/sodium antiporter, with the protein product MFIPFLWLTFGLILLIKGADWLVEGATVLAKKFNVSDLAIGLTIVAFGTSAPELVVNVMGSIEGHHEIVFANVIGSNNFNLLVILGISGLITPLVVQSSTVWKEIPFSLFAAVLLFFLANDLWLPGSYTVSRFDGFIFLAFFVGFLFYVYKQLSSDPSEIQTENKSYTQLKIWGFIIVGLAGLVLGGRLVVNNAIQIATVLGVSEKIIGLTIIAAGTSLPELATSIVAAMRKNVDIAVGNIIGSNIFNIFLILGISAVVKPIEYNPSFNSELYLLAGGTLILFIGMFTGEKKKLDRWEAGVLLILFIAYTMYLITSQL
- a CDS encoding T9SS type A sorting domain-containing protein: MNNIYQQFKSTFIKLSLIVLLNTLSFPSLALAQSVFSLDTLKAGQGFILHSDSARGYAGNSVTVGDINGDNIDDLIVVAYVLEVEKRATYVVFGSESGFNLNVQYSELDGTNGFKINAAGRGITTGDINGDGIDDIIGISPSFVLFGKRDSFEAEFNLEELNGENGFTLTDFYTNISRPTSVSSGDVNGDGVKDIIIGSPNPSDEFTGTYGQVFIIFGKDSAFDSEFSRNSLDGENGFTIKAPEYYLWEHFGQFVTNGDINDDQIDDIVIGTDKTFILFGRQSGFESEFQLPALDGENGFVFGSSKAYSLYMEDINGDSVDDLIIGEPWISVNNVFLSGRVSVIYGSEGGFQELITIDDIDGENGFYINGSDSNELLGIVSAGDINDDGKKDLIVSAGSTYILFNNDKPKAENMLSDFDQNELLEIVGFSPGFSIASGDINNDGADDVIIDTFENKGNTYVVYGSEQLIDSSIRNANLPSDFILNNNFPNPFNPTTKITFELPRSAETQLTVYDSVGRKVTTLVDKNLNAGAHSYNFNAEFLTSGLYVYSLKIDGEVVSTKKMTLIK